In Thermodesulfitimonas autotrophica, the following proteins share a genomic window:
- a CDS encoding long-chain fatty acid--CoA ligase: MTTDGMRAETMPQLLLRNARRLRKKVALREKEFGIWQTVTWEEYLDHVRNFCLGLVHLGFKPGDKLAIIGDNRPEWVYAELAAQAAGGISVGIYQDSLSREVSYVIDHSDSRFVVVEDQEQVDKLLEIKEEIPRVERIIYYDPKGLKNYRDPHLMDFPSVEKLGAQLHEKKPGLFEEMVARGRENDMALIAYTSGTTGFPKGAMLSHRNMLAMAKNLLAVDPLGPDAEYLSFLPLAWMGEQMMTVSAALWVGFTVNFPEEPETVQQNLREIGPHVMFSPPRIWEDIVSRVQVKIEDSTWLKRRLYSFFMRYGYRLADCRFAKQKPSLGLRFLNWLGELLVFSAIKDHLGLYRLKRAYTGGAALGPEIFRFFHALGVNLKQIYGQTEIAGISVVHRDGDIKFHTVGQPIPETEIKIASNGEILSRSPSVFLGYYKNPEATAEALSDGWLHSGDAGYLDEDGHLVVIDRLKDVLRLKDGSIFSPQYISNKLKFSPYIKEAVVVGKDRPFVVALINIDMANVGRWAEARHIPYTTYVDLSQKPEVLALVREEVERVNKDLPPAVKIRRFVILHKELDADDEELTRTRKVRLGFVIQKYANLVEGLYAGLPEIKVETKVKYRDGREGLVQTALKVIKLAPAEAEVA; encoded by the coding sequence GTGACAACGGACGGGATGCGAGCGGAAACGATGCCGCAGTTGCTGTTACGTAACGCGCGCCGCTTGCGTAAGAAGGTAGCGCTTCGGGAAAAGGAATTCGGCATCTGGCAGACGGTAACGTGGGAAGAGTACCTGGATCACGTCCGCAACTTCTGTCTGGGTCTTGTACATCTCGGCTTTAAGCCGGGGGATAAGCTCGCGATCATCGGGGATAACCGCCCGGAGTGGGTTTACGCCGAGCTGGCAGCGCAGGCGGCCGGCGGTATTTCGGTAGGCATCTACCAGGACTCCCTCTCCCGCGAGGTAAGCTACGTCATCGACCATTCGGACAGCCGTTTTGTGGTGGTGGAGGACCAGGAGCAGGTTGACAAGCTCTTAGAGATAAAAGAGGAGATTCCGCGGGTCGAACGGATCATCTATTATGATCCGAAAGGGCTGAAAAATTACCGGGACCCGCACTTGATGGATTTCCCGTCGGTGGAGAAACTCGGCGCCCAGTTACACGAAAAAAAGCCTGGGCTTTTCGAAGAGATGGTTGCCCGGGGGCGGGAAAACGATATGGCCCTCATCGCCTACACCTCCGGGACTACGGGCTTTCCGAAGGGAGCGATGCTCAGCCACCGGAACATGCTGGCGATGGCCAAGAATCTCCTGGCCGTCGACCCGCTTGGTCCGGATGCCGAGTACCTTTCTTTTCTCCCCCTTGCCTGGATGGGCGAACAGATGATGACCGTTTCGGCTGCCCTCTGGGTTGGCTTCACCGTCAACTTTCCCGAGGAGCCGGAGACGGTGCAGCAGAACCTGCGCGAGATCGGCCCGCACGTGATGTTTTCGCCGCCGCGGATCTGGGAGGATATCGTCTCCCGGGTGCAGGTGAAGATTGAGGACTCCACCTGGCTCAAGCGGCGCCTTTACTCCTTTTTTATGCGGTACGGGTACCGCCTTGCTGATTGCCGTTTTGCAAAGCAGAAGCCCTCCTTGGGGCTTAGGTTCCTCAACTGGTTGGGGGAGTTGCTCGTCTTCAGCGCCATCAAGGACCACTTAGGCCTCTACCGCTTGAAAAGGGCCTACACCGGCGGAGCAGCGCTCGGGCCGGAGATCTTCCGGTTTTTCCACGCCCTGGGGGTTAATCTCAAGCAGATTTACGGGCAGACAGAGATTGCCGGGATTTCGGTGGTTCACCGGGACGGCGACATAAAGTTTCATACGGTGGGCCAGCCGATTCCCGAAACGGAGATTAAAATCGCTTCGAACGGAGAGATCCTCTCCCGGAGCCCGTCGGTCTTTCTCGGCTACTACAAAAACCCGGAGGCCACTGCCGAGGCGCTATCCGACGGCTGGCTTCATTCTGGGGACGCGGGCTATCTGGACGAGGACGGCCACCTGGTGGTCATCGACCGGCTCAAAGATGTGCTGCGCCTTAAAGACGGGAGCATCTTCTCGCCGCAATACATCAGCAACAAGCTGAAGTTCAGCCCCTACATCAAGGAGGCGGTGGTGGTCGGTAAGGACCGCCCCTTCGTGGTGGCCCTCATCAACATCGATATGGCGAACGTCGGCCGCTGGGCGGAAGCCCGGCACATCCCTTACACCACCTACGTCGACCTTTCGCAGAAGCCGGAGGTTTTGGCCCTGGTGCGGGAGGAAGTCGAACGTGTAAACAAGGACCTGCCGCCGGCGGTCAAGATCAGGCGCTTCGTGATCCTGCACAAGGAGCTCGACGCCGATGACGAGGAGCTTACCCGGACGCGAAAGGTGCGCCTGGGCTTTGTGATCCAGAAATACGCAAACCTTGTGGAAGGGCTTTACGCGGGGCTGCCAGAGATCAAAGTGGAAACGAAGGTGAAGTACCGGGACGGCCGCGAGGGTCTGGTCCAGACGGCACTTAAGGTGATAAAACTTGCGCCGGCGGAAGCGGAGGTGGCCTGA
- a CDS encoding ABC transporter ATP-binding protein, whose translation MKLLTIEELSLHFGGVTALCNVSLQVNKGEILAIIGPNGAGKTSLLNCISGLYRPSAGRIIFQGRDITRLPPHRRAQLGISRTFQNIELFKHLSVLDNIMLGRHVHMRAGVLSGGLYWGLAQREEVAHRRRVEEIIDFLEIESVRQKPVGMLAYGLQKRVELGRALALEPELLLLDEPMAGMNAEEKEDMARFILDIAEEWGTTMILIEHDMGVVMDISDRVVVFDFGRKIAEGVPAEVQANPRVIEAYLGQQMGVER comes from the coding sequence TTGAAACTCCTAACGATCGAGGAGCTATCACTCCATTTCGGCGGTGTTACTGCACTCTGCAACGTAAGCCTACAGGTAAACAAGGGCGAAATCCTCGCGATTATCGGGCCCAACGGGGCCGGGAAAACGAGCCTTCTTAACTGTATCAGCGGTCTTTACCGTCCCAGCGCGGGCAGGATCATCTTTCAGGGCCGGGATATAACTCGCCTGCCGCCGCACCGGCGGGCCCAGCTCGGCATTTCCAGGACGTTTCAGAACATCGAGCTTTTCAAACACTTGAGCGTGCTCGATAACATCATGCTTGGCCGCCATGTCCACATGCGCGCGGGCGTTTTGAGCGGCGGCCTTTACTGGGGTCTCGCGCAGCGGGAGGAAGTTGCCCACCGGCGGCGGGTGGAGGAGATTATCGACTTCCTCGAAATCGAGAGCGTGCGCCAGAAGCCGGTGGGGATGCTGGCCTACGGCCTCCAGAAAAGGGTGGAGCTCGGGCGGGCGCTGGCGCTTGAGCCGGAGCTTCTGCTCTTAGACGAACCGATGGCGGGGATGAACGCGGAGGAAAAGGAGGATATGGCGCGCTTTATCCTCGATATCGCGGAGGAGTGGGGGACCACCATGATCCTTATCGAGCACGACATGGGTGTGGTGATGGATATTTCCGACCGGGTTGTGGTCTTCGACTTCGGCCGTAAAATTGCCGAAGGGGTGCCGGCCGAAGTGCAGGCAAACCCGCGGGTTATTGAGGCGTATCTCGGACAGCAGATGGGGGTTGAGCGGTGA
- a CDS encoding O-acetyl-ADP-ribose deacetylase, with protein MALEALSGRTKIIIAKGDITQADTEAIVNAANPSLMGGGGVDGAIHRAGGPAILEECKKIVAEQGPCRTGHAVITTGGNLKARYVIHTVGPRWMGGNADEDALLRQAYRSCLELAASRGIKSIAFPAISTGAYRFPKERATRIALSTVREFIKEKPLDEVRFVLFSDEDLNVYIRTWEALEGEKP; from the coding sequence ATGGCTCTCGAAGCACTCAGCGGCAGGACAAAGATCATAATTGCCAAAGGAGATATCACCCAGGCGGATACCGAGGCAATCGTCAACGCGGCAAACCCGAGCCTTATGGGCGGTGGTGGTGTGGACGGGGCGATTCACCGCGCCGGCGGGCCAGCCATTCTCGAAGAATGTAAAAAGATCGTCGCCGAACAGGGGCCGTGCCGGACAGGACACGCGGTCATCACCACCGGCGGGAATCTGAAGGCCCGCTACGTCATCCATACCGTGGGGCCCCGCTGGATGGGCGGCAATGCCGACGAGGACGCGCTCTTGCGCCAGGCCTACCGGAGTTGTTTAGAACTCGCTGCGTCCCGCGGCATCAAGTCAATCGCCTTCCCCGCGATCTCTACCGGCGCCTACCGGTTTCCGAAAGAGCGCGCCACCCGGATCGCGCTTAGCACCGTTCGCGAATTTATCAAAGAGAAGCCGCTCGACGAGGTCCGCTTCGTCCTTTTTAGCGACGAAGACCTAAACGTTTATATCCGCACCTGGGAGGCATTGGAAGGCGAAAAGCCCTAA
- the rmuC gene encoding DNA recombination protein RmuC has translation MEIFLGLLGLLVVFLAGILYLQLRRGGADLRSTLNSLNQMVQATQTQAAVLAEKLAHLETLPQVVGGVQLELRGLAERVTTVEQNQQAVGQTLQALRAGLAETGATTSALREMAAAMQAELSRAKDGVTELQTLTKARQELAQKTAASIARLEAIIAGTHTKGVAGENILDLVFAKLPPEWQVRDFRVGNKVVEFGLQLPNGLVLPIDSKWPATGLLEQFMNAADPNEQQKIKKQIEESVLAKAKEIKKYLDPSRTTDFGVVAVPDAVYDLCSGIHAVVFQENVVLVGYSMFLPYLLLVFQTILRTARDVDLEKLNSSLQAFQKGVAALQEELEGRFAKALTMLNNSRSEMSVHLSRISSSLTALQVSTRVALPEEAGAPQG, from the coding sequence GTGGAAATTTTTCTCGGCCTGCTGGGCTTGTTGGTGGTTTTTCTCGCCGGCATCCTCTACCTGCAGCTCCGCAGGGGAGGGGCGGATCTGCGCAGCACTCTGAATAGCTTAAACCAGATGGTGCAGGCGACGCAAACCCAGGCGGCGGTGCTGGCGGAGAAACTGGCGCACCTGGAAACTTTGCCCCAGGTGGTGGGCGGGGTGCAGCTCGAGCTGCGGGGGCTGGCCGAACGGGTGACAACGGTGGAGCAAAACCAGCAAGCGGTGGGGCAGACCCTGCAGGCGCTTCGCGCGGGACTGGCGGAGACTGGCGCTACGACCAGCGCTTTACGCGAGATGGCGGCGGCCATGCAGGCGGAGCTCTCGCGGGCTAAAGACGGGGTGACGGAGCTGCAGACGCTCACCAAAGCCCGGCAGGAGCTGGCCCAAAAGACGGCGGCATCGATAGCGCGGTTGGAGGCGATCATCGCCGGGACACATACCAAAGGGGTAGCGGGGGAGAACATCCTGGACCTCGTTTTTGCAAAGCTGCCGCCGGAGTGGCAGGTGCGGGACTTCCGGGTGGGGAACAAAGTCGTCGAGTTCGGGCTGCAGCTGCCCAACGGGCTCGTTTTGCCGATTGACAGTAAGTGGCCGGCAACGGGGCTGTTAGAGCAGTTTATGAACGCTGCGGACCCCAATGAGCAGCAGAAGATAAAGAAGCAGATCGAGGAGAGTGTTTTGGCGAAGGCCAAGGAGATAAAGAAGTACCTTGACCCGAGCCGCACCACCGACTTCGGCGTGGTGGCGGTGCCGGACGCGGTTTACGATCTCTGTTCCGGTATCCACGCGGTGGTCTTTCAGGAAAACGTGGTGCTGGTAGGGTACAGTATGTTTCTGCCGTATCTTTTGCTGGTTTTTCAGACCATTCTGCGGACGGCACGGGATGTGGACTTAGAGAAGTTAAATAGTTCGCTGCAGGCTTTTCAAAAAGGCGTGGCGGCGCTCCAGGAGGAGCTGGAGGGGCGCTTTGCCAAGGCGCTCACGATGCTGAACAATTCCCGCAGCGAGATGAGTGTGCACTTGAGTAGGATCAGTAGCAGCCTTACGGCGCTGCAGGTGAGCACCCGGGTGGCGTTGCCGGAAGAGGCCGGGGCGCCGCAGGGATGA
- a CDS encoding phosphatase PAP2 family protein, producing the protein MKNAVRGKKGSVPYRDPVGLATIIFILSLYFLCYLAGERLQELASFDQKATAWVKALIPPSAAPAMFFFSLIGSAVPVSLFTAGIAFFCHRRKRNREATVVVTAVLGAFLLEELFKTIFRRPRPYLASFTGAHGYSFPSGHATVAAAMAVVLAWLWYRHARNRPSRWLGPVTGLFLSFFIGVSRVYLGAHYPSDVLAGFILGTAWGVMVAAFLLPPAAKE; encoded by the coding sequence ATGAAAAATGCAGTTCGCGGTAAAAAAGGCTCCGTGCCTTACCGTGACCCTGTTGGTCTCGCAACCATTATCTTCATTCTCTCTTTGTATTTTCTCTGCTACTTAGCCGGGGAGAGGCTCCAAGAACTGGCCTCTTTTGACCAAAAGGCCACCGCATGGGTAAAGGCGCTTATTCCCCCGTCAGCCGCCCCGGCCATGTTCTTCTTCTCGCTTATCGGTTCGGCAGTACCGGTTAGCCTTTTTACTGCTGGTATAGCCTTTTTCTGCCACCGCCGGAAACGCAACCGGGAAGCCACGGTCGTAGTTACGGCGGTTCTCGGCGCCTTCCTCCTCGAAGAGCTATTTAAAACGATTTTCCGGCGCCCGCGCCCTTACCTGGCGTCCTTCACGGGCGCTCATGGTTACAGCTTCCCCAGCGGCCACGCCACCGTCGCCGCCGCCATGGCTGTAGTTCTCGCCTGGTTATGGTACCGCCACGCCCGCAACAGACCATCTCGCTGGCTTGGGCCGGTAACAGGCTTGTTTCTATCCTTCTTTATCGGTGTAAGCCGCGTTTATCTCGGCGCCCACTACCCGAGCGACGTCCTGGCCGGCTTTATTCTCGGCACCGCATGGGGCGTGATGGTAGCGGCCTTCTTGCTACCACCCGCCGCAAAAGAGTAG
- a CDS encoding competence/damage-inducible protein A, which translates to MRAEIIFTGTELLLGQVLNTHAQCLGQELAALGVEIVRHTTVGDDWEGLTSALREALRRADLIITTGGLGPTSDDLTLAAVADVLGLPLVRNETVLSWIKEYFARRGQAVPENLTRQAYFPEGAIVLPNAAGTAPGCIVEKEGKIIVSLPGPPRELTPMFEDHVVPFLSKRLARGGVLNFRVVRVTGIAEYAVQDLLRDLEGKEKVQLGYIAKPGEVHVRIAAVGRDAAEAQQLVARMLKEVRARLGDYIFAYDEESIEEVAGKLLAAKGYTIAVAESCTAGMVAARLTDVPGSSAYFMGGIVAYDNKVKEKILGVQTEILRDKGAVSPETAAAMAEGVRRLLCTDTGIGITGIAGPTGGTPEKPVGLVYIAVAVPGQTVVKKYNFPGRRFAVRQGAANAALKMLRDLLENDGGSSP; encoded by the coding sequence GTGCGGGCAGAAATTATCTTTACGGGAACCGAGTTACTCTTAGGGCAGGTGCTTAATACCCACGCGCAGTGTCTCGGGCAGGAGCTGGCCGCCCTCGGCGTGGAGATTGTCCGGCATACGACGGTGGGCGACGACTGGGAGGGGTTAACGAGCGCTCTCCGGGAAGCCCTCAGGCGGGCCGATCTGATTATCACTACCGGGGGACTCGGCCCCACTAGTGACGACCTCACCCTGGCGGCCGTTGCGGATGTGCTGGGGCTGCCGCTGGTTCGCAACGAAACTGTTCTTTCCTGGATAAAAGAGTATTTTGCCAGGCGGGGCCAGGCGGTTCCGGAGAATCTCACGCGGCAGGCCTATTTCCCCGAAGGAGCGATAGTCCTGCCGAATGCGGCCGGGACGGCTCCGGGATGCATCGTCGAAAAAGAAGGCAAAATCATCGTTTCCTTACCTGGCCCGCCGCGTGAGCTCACGCCGATGTTTGAAGACCACGTGGTGCCGTTTCTTTCCAAGCGTCTCGCCCGCGGCGGCGTTTTAAATTTTCGCGTGGTCAGGGTTACGGGAATTGCCGAGTACGCCGTTCAGGACCTGCTCCGCGACCTGGAGGGAAAAGAAAAAGTCCAGCTTGGTTATATCGCCAAACCGGGGGAGGTCCACGTCCGCATTGCCGCTGTAGGGCGTGACGCGGCCGAGGCCCAGCAACTGGTGGCCAGGATGCTAAAAGAGGTGCGCGCCCGGCTTGGCGACTACATCTTTGCCTACGACGAAGAAAGCATCGAAGAGGTTGCCGGGAAGCTTTTGGCGGCGAAGGGCTATACCATCGCGGTGGCGGAATCCTGCACGGCGGGGATGGTGGCCGCCCGGCTGACCGATGTCCCCGGCAGCTCGGCCTACTTTATGGGCGGTATCGTTGCCTACGACAACAAGGTGAAGGAAAAGATTCTCGGTGTCCAGACGGAGATTCTCCGGGATAAGGGCGCCGTGAGCCCGGAGACGGCGGCGGCGATGGCCGAAGGGGTGAGGCGGCTTCTATGTACGGATACTGGCATCGGCATTACGGGCATTGCCGGACCGACTGGCGGGACACCCGAAAAACCGGTGGGGCTGGTTTATATTGCGGTTGCCGTGCCGGGCCAAACCGTGGTGAAAAAATACAACTTTCCGGGGCGGCGCTTCGCCGTCCGCCAGGGAGCGGCCAACGCCGCGCTTAAGATGCTGCGCGACCTGCTTGAAAATGATGGGGGTTCCTCTCCGTAA
- a CDS encoding AAA family ATPase — MHKELGIGFGVALLIFLLANGYNVGPLVVLGVTAAAFYYFVRVKGLVKNFAVTEGGGEATVSFDDVGGQATAIKELREALDFIKNYNRARHLGIRPLKGILLTGPPGTGKTLLAKAAAGYTDAVFVAASGSEFVEMYAGVGAQRVRRLFQTAREKAQQSGKKNAIIFIDEIDVLGSRRGKVTSHLEYDQTLNQLLVEMDGIKADDTVHILVIAATNRADLLDPALLRPGRFDRQVRVELPDREGRLEILRLHTRNKPLAADVDLAVVAKETFGFSGAHLESLANEAAILAMREGLREIHHRHFVEAVEKVLLGDKLDRRPTRDELWRVAVHETGHALLSEAKEPGSVTTLTVTPRGGALGYFRQKSENDNYLYTQEQLENRLSVLLAGAIAEEVVLGSRSTGATNDFEQAISVAETMVRAGMSELGVVAMAELPDTVRHRVLTDVIRKREEEVRRYLEARKGLLVRIARRLMNEERLSGEEFQALVTQEMAG; from the coding sequence ATGCATAAAGAACTCGGGATCGGTTTCGGGGTGGCCTTGCTCATCTTCCTGTTGGCCAACGGTTACAACGTTGGCCCCTTGGTGGTTCTCGGGGTGACTGCTGCCGCCTTCTACTATTTTGTCCGGGTCAAGGGGCTCGTGAAAAACTTTGCCGTAACCGAGGGCGGGGGCGAGGCGACCGTATCTTTCGACGACGTCGGGGGCCAAGCTACGGCGATCAAAGAGCTGCGGGAGGCGCTCGACTTCATCAAGAACTATAACCGCGCCCGCCATTTAGGAATCAGGCCGCTCAAGGGGATTCTTTTGACGGGCCCGCCGGGGACCGGTAAAACCTTGCTCGCGAAGGCGGCGGCCGGCTACACGGACGCGGTTTTCGTCGCTGCGAGCGGGTCGGAATTTGTCGAGATGTACGCGGGTGTCGGCGCGCAGCGGGTACGGCGCCTTTTTCAGACCGCCCGGGAGAAGGCGCAGCAAAGCGGGAAGAAGAACGCCATCATTTTCATCGACGAGATTGACGTTTTAGGTTCGCGTCGGGGAAAGGTGACCAGCCACCTCGAGTACGACCAGACGCTGAACCAGCTCTTGGTGGAGATGGACGGCATCAAGGCGGACGATACGGTGCATATCCTCGTTATCGCGGCGACCAACCGCGCCGATCTCCTGGACCCGGCGCTTTTGCGCCCCGGCCGGTTTGACCGCCAGGTGCGGGTGGAGCTCCCGGACCGCGAGGGGCGGCTCGAAATCTTGCGGCTGCATACACGGAATAAGCCTCTGGCGGCCGATGTGGATTTAGCGGTTGTGGCCAAAGAAACCTTCGGTTTTTCGGGCGCGCACCTTGAAAGCCTGGCCAACGAGGCGGCGATCCTCGCTATGCGCGAAGGTCTGCGGGAGATTCACCACCGCCACTTTGTGGAGGCAGTGGAGAAAGTCTTGCTAGGGGATAAGCTTGACCGGCGGCCGACCCGGGACGAGCTCTGGCGGGTTGCGGTGCACGAGACGGGGCATGCTCTGCTGAGCGAGGCGAAGGAACCCGGTTCAGTTACTACGCTTACGGTTACGCCGCGCGGCGGTGCGCTTGGCTATTTCCGCCAGAAAAGTGAAAATGATAACTACCTTTACACGCAGGAGCAGCTTGAAAACCGCCTCTCGGTTCTACTGGCAGGAGCGATCGCCGAGGAAGTCGTGCTCGGTAGCCGGAGCACCGGTGCTACGAACGACTTTGAGCAGGCGATCAGCGTTGCGGAAACGATGGTGCGGGCGGGGATGTCCGAACTCGGCGTGGTAGCTATGGCGGAGCTTCCCGATACGGTCCGCCACCGGGTGCTCACGGACGTAATCAGGAAGCGGGAGGAAGAGGTGCGCCGCTATCTTGAGGCCCGGAAGGGGTTGCTCGTCCGCATCGCGAGGCGGTTGATGAATGAGGAGCGCCTTTCGGGAGAAGAGTTTCAAGCCCTGGTAACCCAGGAGATGGCCGGGTGA
- the rimO gene encoding 30S ribosomal protein S12 methylthiotransferase RimO: MICVGAISLGCAKNLVDTEVMLGLLGAAGYAITSDPGSADVLVINTCAFITPAQRESIAAILEAARYREEGRLKALVVAGCLAQRHGRALLQEMPEIDALVGTGRVGEVVAAVTGALAGEKPVLLGPPGMLSGMAPRLLTTPAHLAYIKIAEGCSNRCSFCIIPQLRGPYRSRCREEILAEARSLSAQGVKEVVLVAQDTTKWGLDLYGRPELPALLREVARLEGIRWVRLLYAYPTGISDELLGVMAEEEKVCNYLDIPLQHVSPRLLRAMKRPVVDVPGLVRRVRAAVPGVTLRTTFIVGFPGETAADFALLAATVRECGFDRVGIFPYFREEGTEAAALPEQVPWKEKRERLRQLRALAREISLQRNREKVGREFLVLVEGRKGRRFYGRSEADAPEVDGKVYFTAREALAPGTFVRVRVSRAQPYDLIGEMTGIPEVP; the protein is encoded by the coding sequence TTGATCTGCGTAGGAGCTATCAGTCTCGGGTGTGCAAAGAACCTTGTGGATACGGAAGTGATGCTCGGGCTCCTGGGAGCGGCGGGGTATGCTATCACGTCGGACCCGGGTAGCGCGGATGTGCTGGTGATCAACACCTGCGCCTTCATCACGCCGGCGCAACGGGAGTCGATCGCTGCCATTCTTGAGGCGGCCCGTTACAGGGAAGAAGGGCGGCTGAAAGCGCTCGTGGTGGCGGGTTGTTTGGCCCAGCGGCACGGCCGGGCGCTGCTGCAGGAAATGCCTGAGATTGACGCGCTTGTAGGTACCGGCAGGGTGGGCGAGGTGGTAGCCGCCGTGACCGGCGCCCTGGCCGGTGAGAAGCCGGTACTTTTGGGGCCGCCGGGCATGCTTTCCGGGATGGCGCCCCGGTTGCTGACCACCCCAGCGCACCTGGCCTACATCAAAATTGCGGAAGGGTGCAGCAACCGCTGCAGTTTCTGCATCATTCCGCAGCTTCGCGGCCCTTACCGGAGCAGGTGCCGGGAAGAGATCCTGGCAGAGGCGCGCTCCCTATCCGCTCAGGGGGTAAAAGAAGTGGTGCTGGTGGCGCAGGATACCACCAAGTGGGGGCTTGATCTTTACGGGCGACCGGAACTTCCGGCGCTCCTCCGGGAGGTCGCCCGCCTCGAGGGCATCCGCTGGGTGCGCCTCCTTTACGCTTATCCAACGGGGATTTCTGATGAACTCCTCGGTGTGATGGCGGAAGAAGAGAAGGTTTGTAACTATCTTGATATTCCGCTGCAGCACGTGAGTCCCCGGCTGCTGCGGGCGATGAAGCGTCCGGTTGTCGACGTGCCCGGGCTTGTGCGTCGCGTTCGGGCGGCGGTTCCGGGGGTCACCCTCCGCACCACCTTTATTGTCGGCTTCCCGGGGGAGACGGCGGCGGACTTTGCCCTCCTTGCGGCGACGGTGCGGGAGTGCGGTTTCGACCGGGTGGGCATTTTCCCTTACTTCCGGGAAGAGGGAACCGAGGCGGCGGCGTTGCCGGAGCAGGTGCCCTGGAAGGAAAAAAGGGAACGGTTGCGTCAGCTCCGGGCCCTGGCGCGAGAGATCTCGCTGCAGCGCAACCGGGAAAAGGTGGGCCGGGAGTTTCTCGTGCTGGTCGAAGGGAGAAAAGGACGCCGCTTTTACGGGCGGAGCGAAGCCGATGCTCCGGAGGTTGACGGGAAGGTTTATTTTACCGCAAGAGAGGCGCTGGCCCCCGGTACCTTTGTTCGGGTTCGGGTAAGCAGGGCGCAGCCCTACGACCTGATAGGGGAGATGACCGGGATTCCAGAAGTTCCATAA
- a CDS encoding helix-turn-helix domain-containing protein produces MGIGEALREARKAKSITIAVAEEETKIRAKFLEALENEAFSALPGRVYAKAFLRTYARYLGLDDAALAQQFDLLYPAEEENGAKKAKRARQVTKPVFAFDWGRYRNFFLVAGVITLLLLFNSFYGAVVFSPGERVGNNAGGTRQVATRPQAEEKPVGAVTQPGKEEPAGRQVVENPAAPNGQTAGAQPANGGAKVDEAAGPTAHESLVPQGVEVKLSVTQDRCWMRVITDGTVAFEGEVRAGEVRTFAAKNQIHLRLGNAGVVAVSYNGQELGYLGAVGQVVTREFSAPQG; encoded by the coding sequence ATGGGAATCGGCGAAGCGCTCCGCGAGGCCCGGAAGGCAAAAAGCATCACCATTGCGGTTGCCGAGGAAGAAACGAAGATCCGGGCCAAATTCTTAGAGGCGCTCGAAAACGAGGCGTTTTCAGCCCTGCCCGGGCGCGTCTACGCCAAGGCGTTTCTGCGGACGTACGCTCGTTATCTGGGGCTTGACGATGCGGCCCTCGCGCAGCAGTTTGATCTTCTCTATCCGGCGGAAGAGGAAAACGGTGCAAAAAAGGCAAAGCGGGCGCGTCAGGTGACTAAGCCGGTTTTTGCTTTCGACTGGGGGCGCTACCGCAATTTCTTCCTGGTAGCCGGGGTTATCACGCTGCTGCTTCTCTTTAACAGTTTTTACGGTGCGGTAGTCTTTAGCCCCGGCGAACGCGTGGGAAACAACGCGGGAGGGACGCGACAGGTAGCCACCAGGCCGCAGGCCGAAGAAAAGCCTGTTGGCGCGGTGACCCAGCCAGGAAAAGAGGAGCCTGCCGGGCGGCAGGTTGTGGAGAATCCCGCGGCCCCGAACGGTCAGACGGCCGGCGCGCAGCCCGCAAACGGAGGGGCTAAAGTCGATGAAGCGGCAGGACCAACGGCGCATGAATCGCTGGTGCCGCAAGGCGTGGAGGTTAAACTCAGCGTTACGCAGGACCGTTGCTGGATGCGGGTTATCACCGACGGTACCGTGGCTTTTGAGGGTGAGGTCCGGGCCGGGGAGGTGCGTACCTTTGCGGCCAAAAACCAGATCCACCTCCGACTGGGTAATGCCGGCGTGGTTGCGGTTTCGTATAACGGGCAGGAGCTCGGTTATCTTGGTGCGGTCGGCCAGGTGGTGACGCGCGAGTTTTCCGCGCCGCAGGGGTAG